Proteins encoded by one window of Syntrophorhabdaceae bacterium:
- a CDS encoding FAD-dependent oxidoreductase, translated as MRSQTLSTECQKFETDIVIAGGGLSGLSAALTAAESGVRAILLEKMPFLGGAGLFPEGSLGIG; from the coding sequence TGTCCACAGAATGCCAGAAGTTCGAGACCGATATCGTTATTGCCGGCGGGGGCTTGAGCGGCCTGTCGGCGGCACTCACCGCTGCCGAAAGCGGGGTAAGGGCAATCCTCCTTGAGAAAATGCCCTTTCTCGGCGGTGCCGGTCTTTTCCCGGAAGGTTCTCTCGGCATAGGT